The sequence below is a genomic window from Xiphophorus maculatus strain JP 163 A unplaced genomic scaffold, X_maculatus-5.0-male Unplaced_Scaffold_BN000192F, whole genome shotgun sequence.
TCTACCGAAACAAAAGAGCGGATAGCTGGCCCTGACCCCCCCGTGGCTCCCTCGGTCATTCTGAGTACAGAACGACCTGAGATAAGACCTCACAGATACCTGAGAAATCTAAAGTCTCTGTCTCCCaaggaaaatgcaaattttatggCTTCGCCTGTGGCCTGGCCTCACAGTGGGGGTCCCATTGAGAGATCTCCCTTAATCAGCATTTGGTTCCTGAGTCTCTGAATGCTTACCcatctggtttaattttaaatgcttaacacaaccctgttcaaaataagagtgttccaTATACCttttaagattaactgtattaagcattaaaaataatcatatttccttaacacaagataaaaacaattaatacatatgcacaagtataaaacaataaaaacaatttaaaaacaatgacactgtttcatagaatcttgttgcctatctttaagaactgctcgaaataagtccagtgaaatccTTTCCGACATCACTGACCATCATTaacactgaagaaaaacctTGGTTGTTAAAGAAAAGTCTCAATGTTTACTGTTGCATAGGTCTGTCACCACCAGTGGCTCAAAAAGCGGGTATGCAGTGTGTGCAACGCAtagggggcgctgcactagacgGGGCGCAAAAATgatgtggggatttttttttttctagtcagcattttatgtacttaacagctgtttgtgtatgaaatgatcaataacagaggaacagcactgatcaGGCGGCCCTCCCCTCCTGCCAGCTGCTCTCCCCTCCCATGTAGCTCGAGCAGCGGCCCTTGGAGAATGAGCTGaggcgcgtttttttttttcttttaaatttgaattgtagTAATGCTCTCGActacagggagctaaagatggggcggCAGAAAAAACACCagggcacaaaacagaaaacggaagagggggaggaataaagatgttggagagacgaagaaaagcttttcaaagtggttgaaagacagaaggtaagtaatgtcagtgtagcaacaagagagttgtaaatattcaggttagcttaagctaggctAAAATGACAGGCGGTTGTTGTTGTCCAATACGGGACGCGATTTATTCCGtattgctataaatgtctgatagacacacctatcacacacatctcgacaataagtgtaataataacgaccaaaacaaaacagaggaaatattaaggtcagctaaattgtcgttTCGGGACCTAAATACGAACCTCCTCCTCGCCTCCCCACGAACTGAcgctgttgtcatggttacctaGAGACGGTTGCTACGCAGGCGCGGTGAGCTGCTACcaacccgcgtctttttaaaatgtccacccgaTAAAACACCGTCCTTAGAAGCAAAACCtctgacaaaaacacagacgGTAGTAGGAAGACAAACATTCCAGGCTAAACAACCAGAGTGAAGTTTAATAGGggcattaaaaaatgtgtcgGCGATATTCAGTGGCGCACAGTGGgttgtttgatatcagacagaatgggtcaggagaggaaccgcagacccgtcagaacctaaagaaccagacatcagtctcttcatccctcagtcatttcctgagacctaaaaataatataaatggcgatttaaagaacaaatcatacaaatagattaatagtaaataaataaatattgtgaagagaaaccgtttatttttttcaacattaaaaacgtttgttaggattgtgtaggaaaattttttgatatcttttataaatgcagtgttttgtggttaatattatttcaacattttattaatgtgggttgccagtttggatcaggcttcctatcaagctataagaatgatagaaaacatgctaacaaaaagcctcagacctgcagcccacaggcggttctagacacagtctaacagaagtggctctttggctcaaatatatattaaattatgacATGCGATGACATGTTcgcatacacctcagaaagtatgtagttgTGCCCCTGgtcacaacaacaaatgttacaggacaataaattgtcccagaagttattgtgataaacggtAATATTGTTGTACAATGGCAATGGTATAACTGTCAGGGATCGAGGTGTGTGGGGTTTCCTTGTTGCATCTAGGTGTGTCCACCACACTGAAAAAATGAGAATTGAGGGGTCTTTCATtttgcacaaacaaaataagttaatactACACAAGACAATCATGTCTCTTGTATTTACACGATTGAATAAAGAATCATTTACTTAATTATCAACAATAATGAAACTACACATTTTCTTTACGTTGGTTTAACGTAATTATATTACATTACTAAAACCATTGTAATCATGTTTTATCATCACCGGAAATGATGCAATATATCAAAAGACACTATCAAATATGATTGGACAATAATAAGAGCGGTCTTTTTAATCttaaccaatcagaagccaAACAAGATATTTGTAAAGATATCGCGATTGCCGCCTAGTTTCTTCCGACTCCTCAGCGACTAGAACGTTTAAGACAAATCTTTAGAGGAATATCGATTAGGTAAGtgatctaaatatatatattttttgtagttcAGAATGTTTCCACATGATTATTGTCTTGTATAATAGCTCATTGTTAAACTATCTgcatgttcttttgttttcattttgctagCTATTCTTATTAGTATAGCTAATAGCTGTAGCTAAATACAGCAGTACAGAACAGTATGCTATAGTCCATCAAAGTTGTCCACAGAAGACGGTTGTTACCgatcatatttttaatttgtgtgctTGGGATAGATCAACGAGGTGGTTTCAATAGTTTCCAAGCAGTGAAATGCCACCAGGAGAAGTGTCCGTTACTTTATTTCCCTCATGGCTACTGTGACGATTTAGAACCGACTGGCTTCTCAATGTTCTGTTCGTAtagaaaatgcatgttttttgttctttcatatTAGCACTGTCAAGCAAATGAGCCACCTCTTCTGGGATTATACCCTTGTGGAAACATGATACACTAACAGAACCGATATTCGTTATTATGGTAACAATTCTGCATGTAGCGTCGCTGACAGAACGACAAAATAAGAATATGAGGGATTTTGAGTACTTCGACGGGTTTCTGGGTTATTTTCCCTTATCTGTGGTGCACTGCGCAACATTAATGATCCCCTCCATCTTCATATTTCAATTCGCTAACGTAATGGTTCGACTGCATCAGCGCCGCTGTATGGATGCCAAGGCCATCCAGCACAGTTCGCTGGGGGCGCAATGGTCCAGCGCAGTGCTGGAGCACAGTATTCGGTATGAGTAAAAATCCGAATGTTTTCCAAATTCTCAAGACTTATGCAAAGTGTCCTTTGTAAATATCTACTGATAACTGCAATATAtggtaacacatttttttttctttaaaaaaatttttatagaaatattcGAAAAATAGTGTGCTAGGaacatttttgacagatttatgAACCACCTGCATCGGAACAGTACTGTTTTGTGAATGTGACATGCTTATTAATGACAGGTAGAATGTTTGTCATGTAGATGTTGTTACTGTGAGCCCAACAGTCGTCTCTGGCTCGCTGTCTCTCGCCGCTCCGCAAGTGTCAGCCCCTCCAGCGGCGGCGGCGTCTGAGAGCAGCTCACCCTTTTTTCAATAGCTTAAGGGAAGACTCAATGTAAAGTGTTTACAAATTTGGGTTGTAGAACAGATGTAAATTAATTATGGCTCCTAGATAggaattgcttttttaatttatttttgtaagccAAGATGATttagtataaaaaaacaaatttaagtttCAAATGTGCCTTCCAAACTTTAGCACCCATGAATTTTATGCTGATGGCAGATATTTGTCAGGACATTGAGCTTTGGTAATCTGGTGAAgagcttagattttttttaaattattttttttatatatgtgaaGTTACCTGCTGGATTTTCAGTTATCTCACTCAAGGTTATCTTTGTGTGTTACAGGTTTAGGTGGTGCTGGTAATGTGGAGTTGTAAGGGGTGCTCAGAAAAAGTGTCAAGTAGGTCCAAACTTTTGCATACAGAAGACATGAAGTTGTTCGTGATGCACCGATGGTGGAGGCTTTCATGTCAAGATGGCCTGGTCTATTTGACATTAGAGAGGTATGACCTGTCtcatacatgtttttttggaTACTGTGTTAATCTAAGATGTCTAGGCACATTTACTTCACTGTTCACTTTGGCAACACGAGTGATTGTGGCCTTCTTCCAGATGTTTATAATTTGAAAATCATTCCTTTGTGCTcattttttcagataaatgcTGAGTTTAAGAGAATTACGACCATACCGCTTCATTCAAAGTTCTTCTCTCAACTGGATCTCCACTGTGACAACCTGAGGAAGCTCTTcaaaagaagaggaggacagCTCGGACAAAAGCTTAGACAAATTGTTGCACAAATGGATGATGTAAGTGATGTAGCCATAACACAACTAATAAtatagaaaattacatttttcttgttttaaatgttgtcaaCTTGGACTTTTACTCTTGCTTATTTTCgtttaaaactttacttttaactttattagTTTCTATCTCTTcaccataaaaaacatttgggtAAAGTACATTATTAAACTTCATTGTGAAGCACAAGgcttgaaaaaaattctaattttttcaTACTGAATTTCCTTCAGTGTGAAGATGTTGATGTTGCACGGGAGTGTGTCATTAAGGGAGTCTGCATATATATGGGAGAAGATCCAGCCAAGCTCATCCATAAATATGTGGTATGTATCTTAATGTGTATTTACACCTAGTGATAGATAAATCAATCTAAATATAGAAATAGATTTAGATCTGCATATAGTTGTATCTATATAGACTTAGATGTCTCTAGATATCTAGAGATAGATCTATCTTTACATGAATAGACACATAGATCTGTCTATATCTACATGTAGGTATACTTAGAGATATCTGTAGAGAAAGGACTAGAGATATCTATCTAAAACTATCTATTTCTCTAAATCTATCTCTAAAACTGTCGATCTATATAaatctatctatatatctattTCTTTCTCTATGTTATGTTAACTATATCTATATATCAAGAACTAGATACAGCTAGGTCTAGAGAAAGAGATTAATTTGTCATTTCTTCACATAGGGTGTGGATGAAGCTAATATTGAAGAGGGTATTGGAGCCACCACCATCggtgtttttcatcttaaagaCTGTTCTTCAGCAGATGAAGACATCGGGGTCGTTCTTGAAGGCATCAGAGTGTTGTCCAATTTGGATAGTGTGCCAACAGCTGTTGCAATGCTTTTTGGACTGATATATGCAATGAACCTCGCCTACCCTGCTGACCTCCGCTACACTTTCGAGGTATTACAGAAAATAGTAATGGAACTGGATGGAGGTAAACTGTCAAACAAGGCATTGTCCCTTAAAAACCACCTCTATGAGTGAATAGAGATTTTCTCATGTTTAATTTGGTAATGTTCTCAtgttcagtttttgtatttcttgttgTATTCTTTATTGGAGgacacaaatgtatttttttaatgaggaaCGTTCACCTGAAAGACTGGGCTTCAGCAGCTTTTACGTTCCAGTATGTAGTGCTACTTATAACACTACTGCTACTTAGTGTTACAAATATGTTAAAGAAATTTgctataaaagttacattacaCTGATTTATTGTCATGCAAATTACATGTTCAgaattgttttagaaattttacATACTTTCctaaatcattttgtctttcataTTAATATCTTATAGATAAACTTTTAAGATGTAGTGTTTCCcttgtaaaaaaatgttcttgtttttacacatttgtttagACTATCACTATGGTATTACATAGTAATCAGTAAGACATGTGACAGATAATTGGTGTAAAAAGTTTAGCTTTGTCTCATATTGACATAACATactgatagttttaacaaatatgttaaaaaagtCTGTAAAGCTATGTACTGCAGCATTAATTAATGTCATTTGAATACATGTTCAAAAACAGTTTGTAGAAATTTGACATACTTTTCATAATCTTGTACATCTTTTATAGAAATATGTCTCAGGTTTaccttcatgttcataaaaattgtatttactaaatttaaaaaaattcatgtctcttcaatttaaaatatgttaagtaCAAAATGGtgtgatttaaattttctttcaaataaaactaatttgttcAGTAGCACTcgctttctttgtctttcttgtcaAATATCagtctttaattttttacagtagAACAGCATATAGAGAACTTGAAAAAATTAAGTAGGATTTAAAGCTGTAACATGTGTTCCATTAACATGATAGAATTGTGTTCGCCCAACACAATTTCATTGAGTAATACTGGCAATGAAAAATAAGCTGGTGTTATTCATTACAATAGTGTTGCtgagacataaaaaaagttattgataatacataatatatttacattatggtaagagataaaatgtttgtagtttcaacttaatattttcaagtaatctcatgtaaataaaatatgttgatttgACGAGCTTTAAGTATTTGAGGGAAAGAGGGAAAATATGTCGGTTCTACTTATTTGCATTGTGTGGGACGGATGtacacaataaaattaagtaaaatgaacagcttttttctttcagtgcagGAGGCATCAAGACTCTTTGGGTTACCTGGGAGAGCCTGTTGCGGCTCTGCTCACCTGAACCCAATTACCTCATCCTACCGGGAGTACAAGAGGAGATGACCGCCAGTACCTCTTCGCTTGAGTGTTAGCCAGTTACGGTACCCCTGAGCCTCCTAGAGAATTTTCCTTCTCTGAGCCTTCCTCGTAGTTCGTCCTGAGTAATTTGTTCGTTGTCTTTCCTGCCTTCAGGGTTTGTTTTCCTGTGATGCTCAAGATCCTCCACAGACGATCTCCACTGGTGATTTCTGGAAACATCCTCCTCGCGACGCCGCGGGTCTTACCCGCTGGTTGCCTGAGTCCACTCTCACTTCTTCCGTCGATCGCTAGTGGTCCTGGACTCCTTCCCCGCTGGTGGTCTTCGCTCTTCGGTCTCCTGGTGTTCTCGCTCTTACCTGTCCGTCCTCCCCCACGTCTGCCCACCTCCGTGCAGATCCGCTACGGCTGTAGCCTCTGCTTCCTGGAACACGGACTGTCAGCCTACGTAAGCCCCGACTCCTCAGCCGAACCCCTTTCCTGGATTGGCCGTCTGCCTCACAAGTAAGATTAGCCCAGCTCCGTTGATCACTTCCTTTTCCCATTTTCCCTGAACTCATCATCTCCTTTGACTGTCTCGTAGTGAGCCGACTGTTCCGTGAGTCCATCCTGAGGTGTTCCTCCCCTCTATTCTTCATCATCCACCCTTGTTATAATAAACATCTTTAACTGATTCTATGACCTCCTGtagtgttctgcatgtgggctaagACAATTAACTCTACCATGACAATAACAATGCAagaacagattttcatttgtcaataaactttaaattctaatgaagattcaacactggaactggaagaccttttaaataaccaaaataaataaaacaagagaaacaacaaataaaaaggattATTAAGTCTCTATAAActaaattatccttcaaaaaaagatctggttgagaccaaaactccagactgaaaactttcatCATCCAGATTTAggcagaaatagaaaaacaataaatcaggcaaatggaaattattaagtttgttttaactgatcatacaattaattgattcattgcTTTTTGCAACATGGCACTTATTTCATGACgcttgttttacatttacattgttATAACCTTCTGTTAGTCTGAATCAGTTCAGTCTTTCTGGTAAATCCCgttctaatgtaaaatatgacagattattgGATTAAGGACATTTCTAGTATACTACATGCAAACTGAGCAAATTTGTTATTTCAGAAGAGTTTATCAAACTGGTTGCCCTTTGTATCACTCTGTACccataaaacataaattcagtTCTACCTTTGCCGTTTCGTGGTCATAATCCATGTTAGAGTAAATATTTCCACTCAGGTACTGTAATCTGTTGTTCTTGTGTCACACTGATGTGATTTCTcaccattttcaaattttctgtctcCATGGATACCGCCTCTATACTCAAACGACTTTCTTTGTTAGCTGGAGCTTTCCGGTCGTTTACGCAAATGCGTTTCAGCTCGTTTAGGATTGGTGAATGATGTTGCTATGGGATTTTGTAATCAACCTGATTCTATTGGCTGTTAGATGTGTCAATCACCCaaatcaaccaatgggctgCAGAAAATCTCCCCTGTATATTTGGTTTTCTGACTCAATGCTTCTATAACCAGAGCGCCCAGGACTGTGCTTTTTAGTactaattggggcctgccatgcaaagcaatggcaggaacctattgctattctcccaattctttatttttcatccgtaaccgttaatgcggctcgtaccgctgcgtgcacacctacaaatgaggtatcaaaatgtgcagaaaattcacgccattggagctattacttttggtgggattcggggttaacatggcgacataattcgcaaaaaactacgaaaaaaaccccattataagtcaatgggaaaaatcctagaaataccctatttttgaggattttctgtgtcgtcacgaattcacgtagaaatgccattcaaatttcattttgtagatacgtctgtgatctcttcgaaagtgaagacggctcgtcgataccaattacggtttgtccacaatttgtctctaagcgacccaaagtttctcatttttcctaaaattagagtgcGTCTCTCACTGATTAGAGTGAGAAATCAAGAGAACTTTTtcaccccaaaataattttgaaatcgccatcacgcccacaaatatcgcacgattggtatcaaaatcggtcctcacattgatacgcatgtctgctccggtaaaatgttttcgaaatttatctagaccgtacggttttctgtcacggtgcttcagagcaaagtcatgcgacaggattttctaggctgtctcaggctctgtcactaacagttcacaccttggtgagaaacttatttaccatagcaacggaactcaagaggctattggctgctgattaggactacaaatacgcatcgctgtagttctatctatcctcagttgaaacagatcaggactgagaactggcctttagaactaattgctgctatgggctgtatataactgatttaactcagtaactgttacacatgggattagtttggaactttaaaattaagcataataataatttcaaaataaaagccttgaatataacaaaaattccaaaataaaagccttgaatatttttacatgacgtaattgctctttttggctttatttgactttttcatccaaagcactgttacacatggtattagtttgaaactttgaaatgaagcatactgaaaatttcaaaataaaagccttgagaatttttacatgagattattgctgttttgagcattatataactgatttaacccaatgactgttattcatgggattaggttggcgctttgaaatgaagtctaacaaaaattccaaaataaaagcctttaatatttttacatcaactacttgcgttttcagcattatataactgatttaacctaatgactattacacatgggattagtttgtccctttgaaatgaagcttaacaaaaatttcaaaataaaagcctttaatatttttaaatcaactacttgtgttttgagcattatataactgatttacccaatgactattagacatgggtTTATTGGGGCAATAAAAATTAAgcttaatgaaaatttcaaaataaaagccttgaatatttttacatcatgtaattgctctttttggctttatttgactttttcatccaaagcactgttacacatggtattagtttggccctttgaaatgaagcatactgaaaatttcaaattaaaagccttgacaattttacatcaggtatttgctcttttgggcattatgtgaattttttatccaaagcactgataaacatgggattagtttggcgctttgaaatgaagcttaacaaacatttcaaaataaaagcctttaatatttttacatcaactacttgtgttttcagcattatataactattttaacccagtgactattacgcatgggattagtttggccctttcaaatgaagtttaacaaaacttccaaaataaaagccttgagaaaattttaaatcttactgaatggtgcacgtccaccttacttaacgttcttgtgattctccacatgctattgattacgttgcagcgttctttagcatcgatgctaatttgtagcgtgacaacgccgggcccaaaccgacgggcacgccttggcaggccccggctaaatttcttccgaaattttctagttcacTATTatattgtttacaaaaaaatcactgttattattttgcaaataatatttatagCAAGATATaggttggggaaaaaataaatttaaaaaaagaaagaaatttgtaattggtgccaaaatgtccaaaaatggcACATTTGGAATGTTTGCCTGGAATTTTATCAACCAATACCTTTCTAAAATGTCTATGGTTCAGGTTTTTGGAATGAAATTTGGTCCAGTAATTGGTCAGAACCTGCATTGTGAATTGCTAGAGGTTCTATGTTTCCACTGgatgcttttaaagaaaattcacaTTACGTAATGTATTCTattagaatttattatttttatttagtattttttcactgtgtgcCATATGTATTTGTTCTTTCTCAGTAATACAAGTGTTGATTTTTAGACTTCCAGAGTATTCTCAGGAATATTACCGTTATCTTGATACCTGAACCAGTCAAATACACCTTGTAGTGTAGTGTAGTTCAGGCGGTGGTCgcctaaacacacacatcacCATGGTTACACACACTCATTTGCCAAACACTGTTTATAGCTCCAGTTTAAATTCACTATCAGGTTCTGCTGGTCTCCATCAGAACCCGAGGTTCTGTCCGCTCCTCTCACCTTCCCTCTGGGCGAGTTGGCACGCCTCGCTGACGCGGCGGCCCGTCAGGTAGCTGAACAGTTTAAATTATaggtttaaatgattttatcaccagattaaatgagaaaatctgaTCCATGtgtgagtgaggaagaggaggaatgtGAAGCGGCGCAGGCTGCTCTACCTGGgcctgcaccaagaactaccttgttgctgaaatgtgccataaaACAGGGTTTATACAGGAATCCTAGACTTGAATTTACTACTTATTTTTACTATGGCTACAATATTtttactccatccatc
It includes:
- the LOC111607926 gene encoding uncharacterized protein LOC111607926 isoform X2, with the translated sequence MVEAFMSRWPGLFDIREINAEFKRITTIPLHSKFFSQLDLHCDNLRKLFKRRGGQLGQKLRQIVAQMDDCEDVDVARECVIKGVCIYMGEDPAKLIHKYVGVDEANIEEGIGATTIGVFHLKDCSSADEDIGVVLEGIRVLSNLDSVPTAVAMLFGLIYAMNLAYPADLRYTFEVLQKIVMELDGGKLSNKALSLKNHLYE
- the LOC111607926 gene encoding uncharacterized protein LOC111607926 isoform X1; the encoded protein is MSRHIYFTVHFGNTSDCGLLPDVYNLKIIPLCSFFQINAEFKRITTIPLHSKFFSQLDLHCDNLRKLFKRRGGQLGQKLRQIVAQMDDCEDVDVARECVIKGVCIYMGEDPAKLIHKYVGVDEANIEEGIGATTIGVFHLKDCSSADEDIGVVLEGIRVLSNLDSVPTAVAMLFGLIYAMNLAYPADLRYTFEVLQKIVMELDGGKLSNKALSLKNHLYE